One Nonomuraea angiospora DNA segment encodes these proteins:
- a CDS encoding carbohydrate ABC transporter permease: MTFEKTRGYRAFQVVNAVILTGVVVVTLYPFLNILARSFSEERYIVGGQVNLIPRGFNITTYKLVVSDSMFWTNYGNTIVYTVVATAIAMLLTTCYAYVLSKKHLKGRTFLIWVAVFTMIFSGGLIPNYVLVNGLGLTNSIWAIVLPNAISVFNLLVMKAFFEGLPQELEEAAAIDGLNTYGVLWRVVLPLSKAVIATMVLFYAVSFWNSWFTAFLYLNKTDMFPVTIYLRNLIAGATGAESAGASLSEASAAAANIQSVTIMLTVLPILAVYPFVQRYFVSGVMLGAVKG, translated from the coding sequence GTGACCTTCGAGAAGACCCGTGGCTACCGCGCCTTCCAGGTGGTCAACGCCGTCATCCTGACCGGCGTCGTGGTCGTCACGCTCTATCCCTTCCTCAACATCCTCGCCCGCTCCTTCAGCGAGGAGCGCTACATCGTCGGCGGGCAGGTCAACCTCATCCCGCGCGGGTTCAACATCACGACCTACAAGCTCGTGGTGTCGGACTCGATGTTCTGGACGAACTACGGCAACACGATTGTCTACACCGTCGTGGCCACGGCGATCGCCATGCTGCTGACGACGTGCTACGCGTACGTGCTGTCCAAGAAGCACCTCAAGGGCCGCACGTTCCTGATCTGGGTCGCCGTCTTCACCATGATCTTCTCCGGCGGCCTGATCCCCAACTACGTGCTGGTCAACGGCCTCGGGCTGACCAACTCCATCTGGGCCATCGTCCTGCCCAACGCCATCAGCGTCTTCAACCTCCTGGTCATGAAGGCGTTCTTCGAGGGCCTGCCGCAGGAGCTGGAGGAGGCCGCCGCGATCGACGGCCTGAACACCTACGGCGTGCTGTGGCGGGTGGTGCTGCCGCTGTCGAAGGCGGTCATCGCCACGATGGTGCTGTTCTACGCGGTCTCGTTCTGGAACTCGTGGTTCACCGCGTTCCTCTACCTGAACAAGACCGACATGTTCCCGGTGACCATCTACCTGCGCAACCTCATCGCGGGCGCCACCGGGGCCGAGTCGGCGGGCGCGTCGCTCAGCGAGGCGTCGGCGGCGGCGGCCAACATCCAGTCGGTGACGATCATGCTCACCGTCCTCCCCATCCTGGCGGTCTACCCCTTCGTGCAGAGGTACTTCGTCTCGGGCGTCATGCTCGGCGCGGTCAAGGGTTAA
- a CDS encoding ABC transporter permease → MSTTSLDNPPRDVGAAAPAPGRRRRAKPGTWRHAIRRDWQLYSLAILPLLFFAIFRYLPMLGNVIAFRKFEPGGSIFGESWVGLRYVKMFLNDPSFWTVFTNTLVLGALTLLFCFPLPIVLALLLNEVRNRRVKRFLQSVSYLPHFLSMVIVAGIVMQMLAIDGPVNQIVKVFGGEPTAFLQKPEWFRTIFVSSEVWQTVGWGTILYLAALTTIDEQLYEAARMDGAGRWRQIWHVTLPGIRPTAITLLILNIGTFMAVGFEKVLLLYNPLTYPTADVISTYLYRMGVESSNLSYAAAIGLFEALVGVVLILSANLISRRTVGTSLW, encoded by the coding sequence ATGAGCACAACGTCGTTGGACAATCCGCCGCGAGACGTGGGGGCGGCGGCGCCGGCGCCCGGCCGGCGCAGACGGGCCAAACCCGGCACCTGGCGGCACGCGATCCGCCGCGACTGGCAGCTGTACTCGCTGGCGATCCTGCCGCTGCTGTTCTTCGCGATCTTCCGGTACCTCCCGATGCTCGGCAACGTGATCGCCTTCCGCAAGTTCGAGCCCGGCGGCAGCATCTTCGGCGAAAGCTGGGTGGGCCTGCGGTACGTGAAGATGTTCCTGAACGACCCGTCGTTCTGGACGGTCTTCACCAACACGCTCGTCCTCGGCGCGCTGACCCTGCTGTTCTGCTTCCCGCTGCCGATCGTGCTGGCGCTGCTGCTCAACGAGGTGCGCAACCGGCGCGTGAAGCGGTTCCTGCAGTCGGTGTCCTACCTGCCGCACTTCCTGTCGATGGTCATCGTGGCCGGCATCGTCATGCAGATGCTGGCCATCGACGGGCCGGTGAACCAGATCGTCAAGGTGTTCGGCGGGGAGCCCACCGCGTTCCTGCAGAAACCGGAGTGGTTCCGTACGATCTTCGTCTCGTCGGAGGTCTGGCAGACCGTCGGCTGGGGCACCATCCTCTACCTGGCCGCGCTGACCACCATCGACGAGCAGCTCTACGAGGCGGCCCGGATGGACGGCGCCGGCCGGTGGCGGCAGATCTGGCACGTCACGCTGCCGGGCATCCGGCCGACGGCGATCACGCTGCTGATCCTCAACATCGGCACGTTCATGGCCGTGGGCTTCGAGAAGGTCCTGCTGCTGTACAACCCGCTGACCTATCCCACCGCGGACGTGATCTCCACGTACCTGTACCGGATGGGTGTGGAGTCCAGCAACCTGAGCTACGCCGCCGCGATCGGCCTGTTCGAGGCCCTGGTCGGCGTGGTGCTGATCCTCTCGGCGAACCTGATCTCCCGCCGCACAGTAGGGACGAGCCTGTGGTGA